A window of Ruminococcus champanellensis 18P13 = JCM 17042 contains these coding sequences:
- a CDS encoding ABC transporter ATP-binding protein — protein sequence MPGPNRKPMQKPQNVGATLKRIFQYMAASKGLLIGVFLAILCSALAQIIGTSFLQKVIDNYLEPMLKAYSSELMTGFIRTLLLMAGVYLIGAACTYFYQRVMISIATRTLYKIRTDMFNKMEHLPIRFFDTHAHGDLMSHYTNDTDTIREMLSNTVTQFISSSITVVGVFIMMIYYSWQLTILVILTLILMLFIIAKIGGKSGAYFKKQQQEIGKVNGYIEELIEGQKVVKVFCHEPECKAEFDALNADLCDAATNANTFANILMPIMGNLSHVHYAVTAIVGGILAINGVLSLGTVVVFLQYTRSFSQPVTQLSQQFNAVLTALAGAERIFRLIDEEPEVDDGYVTLVNAELASDGTLTETDHHTGIWAWKHPHHDGTLTYTRVAGNVEFDDVTFGYEPNKTVLKDVSLYATPGQKIAFVGSTGAGKTTITNLINRFYDVPDGKIRYDGININKIKKDDLRHSLSMVLQDTHLFTGTVMDNIRYGKLDATDEEVIAAAKLANAHGFITHLPQGYQTMLTSDGINLSQGQRQLLAIARAAVADPPVLILDEATSSIDTRTEALIEKGMDRLMEGRTVFVIAHRLSTIRNAHAIMVLEHGQIIERGNHETLLAQKGKYYQLYTGMFELS from the coding sequence ATGCCGGGGCCCAACAGAAAACCCATGCAAAAGCCCCAGAACGTGGGGGCAACTTTAAAGCGGATCTTTCAGTATATGGCGGCAAGCAAGGGCTTGCTGATCGGTGTGTTCCTTGCTATTCTGTGCAGTGCATTGGCACAGATCATCGGCACATCCTTCCTGCAAAAGGTTATCGACAATTATCTGGAGCCCATGCTCAAGGCATACAGCTCGGAGCTGATGACCGGCTTTATCCGCACCCTGCTGCTGATGGCAGGCGTATATCTAATCGGTGCCGCATGCACCTACTTCTATCAGCGGGTCATGATCAGCATTGCCACCCGGACACTGTACAAGATCCGGACGGATATGTTCAACAAGATGGAGCATCTGCCCATCCGGTTCTTTGACACCCATGCCCACGGGGATCTGATGAGCCACTACACCAACGATACGGACACCATCCGTGAAATGCTCAGCAATACGGTGACCCAGTTCATCTCCTCTTCCATTACGGTGGTGGGCGTATTCATCATGATGATTTACTACAGCTGGCAGTTGACCATCCTGGTGATCCTGACTCTGATACTGATGCTGTTCATCATTGCCAAGATCGGTGGCAAGAGCGGCGCATACTTCAAGAAACAGCAGCAGGAAATCGGTAAGGTCAATGGCTATATTGAGGAGCTGATCGAAGGACAGAAGGTGGTCAAGGTATTCTGCCACGAGCCGGAATGCAAGGCGGAATTTGATGCGCTGAATGCGGATCTTTGCGATGCAGCCACCAACGCAAACACTTTTGCAAACATTCTGATGCCCATTATGGGAAACCTGTCCCATGTGCACTACGCAGTGACAGCCATCGTAGGCGGTATCCTTGCCATCAACGGGGTGCTGAGCCTTGGTACGGTTGTGGTATTCCTTCAGTACACCAGAAGCTTCTCCCAGCCGGTGACCCAGCTGTCCCAACAGTTCAATGCGGTGCTGACCGCCCTGGCTGGTGCAGAGCGTATCTTCCGTCTGATCGATGAGGAGCCGGAGGTGGATGACGGCTATGTAACGCTGGTAAACGCAGAGCTTGCGTCGGACGGAACTCTGACGGAAACCGATCACCACACCGGTATCTGGGCATGGAAGCATCCCCATCATGACGGCACCCTGACCTATACAAGGGTGGCTGGCAATGTGGAATTTGACGATGTGACCTTCGGCTATGAGCCCAACAAGACAGTTCTGAAGGATGTAAGCCTGTATGCAACCCCCGGTCAGAAGATTGCCTTTGTGGGATCCACCGGTGCTGGGAAAACCACCATTACAAACCTCATCAACCGGTTCTACGATGTGCCGGACGGAAAGATCCGGTACGATGGCATCAACATCAACAAGATCAAGAAGGACGACCTGCGGCACTCCCTGTCCATGGTGCTCCAGGATACCCACCTGTTCACCGGCACGGTAATGGACAATATCCGGTACGGCAAGCTGGACGCTACGGACGAAGAGGTCATTGCAGCGGCAAAGCTTGCCAATGCCCACGGCTTCATCACCCACCTGCCCCAGGGCTATCAGACCATGCTGACCTCCGACGGCATCAACCTGAGTCAGGGTCAACGGCAGCTGCTTGCCATTGCCCGGGCGGCTGTGGCGGATCCCCCGGTACTGATTCTGGATGAGGCAACAAGCTCCATTGACACCAGAACCGAAGCCCTGATCGAGAAGGGTATGGATCGGCTGATGGAGGGCAGAACCGTATTCGTGATCGCCCACCGGCTGTCCACCATCCGGAATGCCCACGCCATTATGGTGCTGGAGCACGGACAGATCATCGAGCGAGGCAATCACGAAACCCTGCTGGCACAGAAAGGCAAATACTATCAGTTGTACACGGGAATGTTCGAGCTAAGCTGA
- a CDS encoding ABC transporter ATP-binding protein — MIKKLLSCVGEYKKYAILTPIVMIGEVVMEVLIPLVMAKIIDVGIQGDGGISYTVRMGCLMIGMALLSLCFGALGGKLGAKAAMGFGKNVRAKLFYKVQDFSFANMDKFSTASLVTRLTTDVTNTQNAFMMMIRMAVRAPIMLISALILACLINAKLAVVFLVAIPILGISLYLIASRAMPRFERMLRSYDTMNASVQENLTGIRVVKAFVREPKEISKFEANADEVRRTQMQAEKLVILNMPIMQLCMYGCILAVLWFGGKMVIGGTFAIGELSSFVSYVTQILMSLMMIAMVFIMTIISLASARRIVEIFDEDIDIKDNRTNPDLKCEDGSISFRDVCFSYAKDGENLTLSHINLDIHPGETIGIIGGTGSAKTTLVQLIPRLYDVYSGELLVGGHNVKDYTLDHLRNEVAMVLQKNVLFSGTIKENLRWGDANATDEELVAACKAAQAHDFITQFPDGYDTMIEQGGTNVSGGQKQRLCIARALLKKPKIIILDDSTSAVDTATDSKIRQAFREQLKDTTTIIIAQRISSVCDADRILVLDNGRIDAFGTHEELLAGNEIYQEVYNSQQSGAAKEGL; from the coding sequence TTGATCAAAAAACTACTCTCCTGTGTGGGAGAATACAAAAAATACGCGATTCTGACGCCCATCGTCATGATTGGTGAGGTTGTCATGGAGGTACTGATCCCCCTGGTCATGGCAAAGATCATTGACGTGGGAATCCAGGGCGATGGCGGCATCAGCTACACCGTCAGAATGGGCTGCCTGATGATCGGTATGGCGCTGCTGTCCCTGTGCTTCGGTGCGCTGGGTGGCAAGCTGGGCGCAAAGGCGGCAATGGGCTTCGGCAAGAACGTCCGGGCAAAGCTGTTCTATAAGGTACAGGATTTCTCCTTTGCCAACATGGATAAGTTCTCCACCGCATCCCTGGTGACCCGTCTGACAACGGACGTGACCAATACACAGAATGCCTTTATGATGATGATCCGCATGGCTGTCCGTGCCCCCATCATGTTAATCAGCGCTCTGATCCTTGCTTGTCTCATCAATGCAAAACTGGCAGTGGTATTCCTGGTGGCGATCCCGATTCTGGGCATTTCCCTGTATCTGATCGCTTCCCGTGCAATGCCTCGTTTTGAAAGAATGCTCCGCAGCTACGATACCATGAATGCCTCCGTACAGGAGAACCTGACCGGCATCCGGGTGGTAAAGGCATTTGTCCGGGAGCCCAAGGAAATCAGCAAGTTTGAAGCCAATGCGGATGAAGTACGCCGTACCCAGATGCAGGCGGAAAAGCTGGTCATCCTGAATATGCCCATTATGCAGCTTTGCATGTATGGCTGTATTCTGGCGGTACTCTGGTTCGGCGGAAAGATGGTCATCGGCGGCACCTTTGCCATTGGTGAGCTGTCCAGCTTCGTTTCCTATGTGACCCAGATCCTCATGTCCCTGATGATGATCGCCATGGTGTTTATTATGACCATCATCTCTCTGGCTTCCGCACGGCGTATAGTGGAAATCTTCGACGAGGACATCGACATCAAGGACAATCGGACCAACCCGGATCTCAAGTGTGAGGATGGCTCCATCTCCTTCCGGGATGTATGCTTCAGCTACGCCAAGGACGGGGAAAACCTGACCCTGAGCCATATCAACCTGGACATTCACCCGGGTGAAACCATTGGTATCATTGGCGGCACAGGCTCTGCCAAGACCACCCTGGTGCAGCTGATTCCCCGGCTGTATGATGTATACAGCGGCGAACTGCTGGTGGGCGGTCACAATGTGAAGGATTACACCCTGGATCACCTGCGGAATGAAGTGGCTATGGTACTGCAAAAAAATGTGCTGTTCTCCGGAACGATCAAGGAAAACCTCCGGTGGGGGGATGCCAACGCAACGGATGAGGAACTGGTTGCCGCATGCAAAGCGGCGCAGGCTCACGATTTCATCACCCAATTCCCGGACGGCTATGACACCATGATCGAACAGGGCGGCACCAACGTTTCCGGCGGTCAGAAGCAGCGGCTTTGTATTGCCCGGGCACTGCTGAAAAAGCCCAAGATCATCATTCTGGATGATTCCACCAGCGCTGTGGACACCGCAACGGACTCCAAGATCCGGCAAGCGTTCCGGGAGCAGCTGAAGGATACCACTACCATTATCATTGCACAGCGTATTTCCTCCGTTTGCGATGCAGACCGGATCTTAGTTCTGGACAATGGCAGGATCGATGCATTCGGCACCCACGAGGAGCTGCTGGCGGGCAATGAGATCTACCAGGAAGTTTACAACAGCCAGCAAAGCGGCGCAGCAAAGGAGGGATTGTAA
- a CDS encoding MarR family winged helix-turn-helix transcriptional regulator, producing the protein MKSYSGLVGKMERVHLLRRMFSQQLTNNTTLHFGQVPVLLYIWKHDRCTQVDLAEALHVTPASIATSTKRLQKAGYLTKTINEENLRCKQLSITEEGKRALELHKAPFDAFEEAAFSGFSEQELNTLANYLDRIAQNMAQHIGEELPPDNFFAMQAFLNRVMEQAK; encoded by the coding sequence TTGAAATCATACAGTGGTCTGGTAGGAAAGATGGAACGGGTACATCTGCTTCGGCGGATGTTTTCACAGCAGCTCACCAACAACACCACCCTGCATTTCGGCCAGGTGCCGGTGCTGCTGTACATCTGGAAGCATGACCGATGCACACAGGTGGATCTGGCAGAAGCGCTGCATGTGACCCCTGCGTCCATTGCCACTTCCACAAAACGCCTGCAAAAGGCAGGCTATCTGACCAAAACCATAAATGAGGAAAATCTGCGGTGCAAGCAGCTGTCCATTACAGAAGAAGGCAAACGCGCGCTGGAGCTGCATAAGGCGCCCTTTGACGCCTTTGAGGAGGCGGCTTTTTCCGGATTCAGTGAACAGGAACTAAACACCCTGGCAAATTACCTGGATCGGATCGCCCAGAACATGGCGCAGCATATCGGAGAGGAACTGCCCCCGGACAATTTCTTTGCCATGCAGGCATTTCTCAACCGGGTGATGGAGCAAGCGAAGTAA
- a CDS encoding zinc ribbon domain-containing protein, protein MTCKNCGTDNPEQSIFCNHCGQLLTDQPVSQPEQAPAMPQSMQDTPEEVQLTMPEETEEPKHSPQPVIVAMLLLLAVIGLAAGVIYYMTRDKQPEESSRDSNALVIDLITTTTHTQPVMTTIASTTTTETTTVTTVTTQPEEVTTEAATTTAPTVTTDAPAQNTKPAKTTATGTKPDTGVTPLRPANPLPLSSVTGDWTMSPDDLGLEESMQAILTIGTNGKLTLNISTNGQEMMSDSLPYSYDPDTHLLQAVQNGETDYLYLELVNSNTLCLYSYNSSTGINITDFVILTRQ, encoded by the coding sequence ATGACTTGTAAAAACTGTGGTACGGACAATCCAGAGCAATCCATCTTCTGCAACCACTGCGGACAACTGCTGACGGATCAGCCTGTCTCCCAGCCGGAACAGGCACCTGCCATGCCCCAGAGCATGCAGGATACGCCGGAAGAAGTGCAGTTGACTATGCCGGAGGAAACGGAAGAACCTAAACACTCTCCGCAACCGGTGATCGTAGCCATGCTCCTGCTGCTTGCAGTGATCGGTCTGGCAGCCGGTGTGATCTATTACATGACCCGGGACAAACAGCCGGAGGAAAGCTCCCGTGACAGCAATGCCCTGGTGATCGATCTCATTACCACCACAACCCATACCCAGCCTGTTATGACAACCATTGCATCCACGACCACCACGGAAACTACCACCGTAACCACCGTCACCACACAGCCGGAGGAAGTCACAACAGAAGCCGCCACAACAACTGCACCGACCGTCACGACGGACGCACCGGCCCAGAATACGAAGCCTGCAAAGACGACTGCCACCGGAACCAAACCGGACACAGGGGTCACGCCGCTGCGTCCGGCAAATCCATTACCTCTGTCCTCTGTCACAGGAGACTGGACCATGTCTCCGGATGATCTGGGACTTGAGGAATCTATGCAAGCGATCCTCACCATTGGCACCAACGGGAAGCTGACATTGAATATTTCGACCAATGGACAGGAGATGATGTCGGACAGTCTCCCCTATTCCTACGATCCGGATACCCATCTGCTCCAGGCTGTGCAAAACGGAGAAACCGACTATTTGTATCTGGAGCTTGTGAATTCCAACACCCTGTGCCTGTATTCGTACAATTCGTCTACGGGCATCAACATAACCGATTTTGTGATTTTGACTCGTCAATAA
- a CDS encoding 6-phosphofructokinase → MNIVIAQSGGPTCAINATLAGVYLEACKHPEIEKIYGSRNGIEGILHERLVDLRTLLPDAKQVDLLCRTPSTALGSCRVKLPLAEENTTPYETIHNALKAHSIDAFFYIGGNDSMDTVAKLSAYLTSVNSPIRVIGIPKTIDNDLMYTDHTPGFGSAVKYVTTTLAEIAQDSAVYNLPSVTIVEIMGRDAGWLTASTCLLHHNGLEAPHLIYLPEIPFSTERFMSDVRRMHASHKSVIVAVSEGVRLSEGGYAADDFQSGENDAFGHKYLAGVGKYLENMVRKHLGCKVRSIELNVMQRCAAHLASETDISESLQVGACALCTMLEGKSGCMMTLQRTGDAPYDITISAVEAQRVANRIRLFPQEWITPDGNGVCDEAIPYFLPLIQGERQPIMRNGMPVHFIL, encoded by the coding sequence ATGAATATCGTTATCGCACAATCCGGCGGCCCTACCTGCGCCATCAATGCCACCCTGGCAGGCGTATACCTGGAAGCATGCAAGCATCCGGAAATTGAAAAAATCTACGGCTCCCGCAACGGCATTGAGGGTATCCTCCATGAGCGCCTGGTAGATCTGCGCACGTTGCTGCCGGATGCGAAACAGGTGGATCTGCTCTGCCGCACCCCTTCCACTGCGTTAGGCTCCTGCCGGGTAAAGCTGCCCCTTGCGGAGGAGAATACCACACCCTATGAAACCATTCACAACGCTCTGAAAGCCCATAGCATTGACGCCTTTTTCTACATCGGCGGCAATGATTCCATGGATACAGTGGCAAAGCTGTCGGCATATCTTACCTCCGTCAACAGCCCTATCCGTGTCATTGGCATTCCCAAAACCATTGACAATGATCTGATGTATACGGATCACACACCGGGCTTCGGCTCCGCAGTGAAGTATGTGACCACCACCCTGGCGGAAATCGCCCAGGACAGTGCGGTCTACAACCTGCCCTCTGTCACCATTGTGGAGATCATGGGACGGGATGCCGGCTGGCTCACCGCCTCCACCTGCCTGTTGCATCATAACGGTCTGGAGGCACCCCATCTGATCTACCTGCCGGAGATCCCCTTCAGCACAGAACGGTTCATGTCGGATGTGCGCCGGATGCACGCAAGTCACAAGTCCGTGATCGTAGCAGTCTCCGAAGGGGTACGCCTCAGCGAGGGCGGATATGCTGCGGATGATTTCCAGTCCGGTGAGAACGATGCCTTCGGGCACAAGTATCTGGCTGGTGTGGGCAAATACCTGGAAAATATGGTGCGGAAGCATCTGGGCTGTAAGGTGCGCTCCATCGAGCTGAACGTGATGCAGCGCTGTGCAGCGCATCTTGCCTCTGAAACAGATATTTCCGAATCCTTGCAGGTGGGAGCCTGCGCCCTGTGTACCATGCTGGAGGGCAAAAGCGGTTGTATGATGACATTGCAGCGTACCGGAGATGCGCCCTACGACATCACCATTTCCGCTGTGGAGGCACAGCGTGTGGCAAACCGGATCCGTCTGTTTCCCCAGGAATGGATCACGCCTGACGGCAACGGAGTCTGTGACGAGGCGATCCCCTACTTCCTGCCCCTGATCCAGGGGGAGCGGCAGCCCATCATGCGCAACGGCATGCCGGTGCATTTTATTCTGTAA
- a CDS encoding cation diffusion facilitator family transporter has protein sequence MMQQQTSKQIAMHVSVVSIVWNIALSAFKLFAGIIAHSNAMISDAVHSASDVFSTIIVMIGVNISSKERDADHPYGHERFESLAAIVLALVLLVTGLGIGYVGVCDIIGGKNAELEIPGMLALVAAILSIVIKEMMYHYTVHYAKQIHSDALKADAWHHRSDAFSSVGSLVGILGARLGFPVLDAVASVVICLFILKASVSILRDAVSKLIDRACDPKVEEAMAEEILAVPDVLGLDDLRTRMFGPKIYVDVEISADENLRLKDSHAIAQNVHDRLEEKFPSIKHCMVHVNPAESSAPDTHAPA, from the coding sequence ATGATGCAGCAGCAAACAAGCAAGCAAATCGCCATGCATGTATCTGTCGTTTCCATTGTATGGAACATCGCCCTGTCCGCTTTCAAGCTTTTTGCGGGTATTATCGCCCATTCCAATGCCATGATCTCCGATGCAGTGCATTCTGCATCCGACGTATTTTCCACCATCATTGTCATGATCGGCGTCAACATCTCCAGCAAGGAGCGGGATGCGGATCATCCCTACGGCCACGAGCGCTTTGAGAGCCTTGCCGCCATCGTCCTGGCGCTGGTGCTGCTGGTAACCGGACTTGGCATCGGCTATGTGGGAGTCTGTGACATCATCGGCGGAAAAAATGCGGAACTGGAGATCCCCGGTATGCTTGCGCTGGTGGCAGCGATCCTGTCCATTGTTATCAAAGAGATGATGTACCATTACACGGTGCATTACGCCAAGCAGATTCACTCCGATGCTCTGAAGGCGGACGCCTGGCACCATCGCTCCGATGCGTTCTCCTCTGTGGGCAGCCTGGTGGGCATTCTCGGCGCAAGACTGGGCTTCCCGGTGCTGGATGCAGTGGCAAGCGTGGTCATCTGTCTGTTTATCCTCAAAGCATCTGTTTCCATTCTCCGGGATGCAGTCAGCAAGCTGATCGACCGTGCCTGTGACCCCAAGGTGGAGGAGGCTATGGCAGAGGAGATTCTGGCAGTTCCGGATGTGCTGGGGCTGGACGATCTGCGCACCCGTATGTTCGGGCCGAAAATTTATGTGGACGTGGAGATCAGCGCCGATGAAAATCTGCGGCTCAAGGATTCCCACGCCATTGCGCAAAATGTACATGACAGACTGGAGGAAAAGTTCCCCTCCATCAAGCACTGCATGGTGCATGTGAACCCGGCGGAATCCTCCGCTCCGGATACCCATGCCCCTGCATAA
- a CDS encoding sialate O-acetylesterase produces the protein MFKAAAIFSSHMVLQRQKPIAVWGSSSHDAVAVSFNGITVKGTVSNGTWRIQLPPMEAGGPYEMQLTSGGETITFVNVMLGEVWLAGGQSNMELELQNAKNGEAVLATLTPQVPVRYYYTQKQRYRDAQFESIEENTCWAEASPENSRAWSAVAFYCARRLAQRLGVTVGIIGCNWGGTSAANWMSRQRLEACTELRPYLDDLDKAMEGKTLEQHIREFDEYLAYSEEWNRKKDACYQEHPDYSWDKVQEVCGKCLFPGPMGPKNEYRPAGLYETMLQRVCPYTLRGFLYYQGESDDHRPQLYYRLFTELIGQWRQDWEDDTLPFVFVQLPMFRYKQDADHKHWCLIREAQMRAYQTVKHTGIAVIPDCGELDNIHPTDKEPVGERLAIQAMQVAYGIQDPDQDTPMFRDSYVTGNTMHIRLTGAPKGFLPVEHPTGFELAGADRIFHPAEAVLGENQITLRAEGISEPVYGRYAWTNYMEVQVFSKNGIPLAPFRTSPQDAL, from the coding sequence ATGTTCAAAGCAGCAGCGATTTTCAGCAGCCACATGGTATTGCAGCGTCAAAAGCCCATTGCAGTCTGGGGCAGCTCCAGCCACGATGCGGTTGCCGTTTCCTTCAACGGTATCACCGTCAAGGGCACTGTTTCCAACGGCACATGGCGCATCCAGCTGCCACCTATGGAAGCAGGCGGGCCTTATGAAATGCAGCTGACCAGCGGTGGGGAAACCATCACCTTTGTAAATGTCATGCTTGGGGAAGTGTGGCTGGCAGGAGGGCAGTCCAATATGGAACTGGAGCTGCAAAACGCCAAAAACGGAGAGGCAGTCCTGGCGACTCTGACGCCACAGGTTCCCGTCCGGTATTACTACACCCAGAAGCAGCGCTATCGGGATGCACAGTTTGAGTCCATCGAGGAAAACACCTGCTGGGCGGAAGCATCCCCGGAAAACAGCCGGGCATGGTCTGCGGTGGCATTCTACTGCGCCCGTCGCCTTGCCCAGCGGCTTGGTGTCACTGTGGGCATCATCGGCTGCAACTGGGGCGGCACCTCCGCAGCCAACTGGATGAGCAGGCAGAGACTGGAGGCATGCACCGAGCTGCGCCCCTATCTGGATGACCTGGACAAGGCCATGGAGGGCAAAACGCTGGAGCAGCACATCCGGGAATTTGACGAATACCTCGCTTATTCGGAGGAGTGGAACCGGAAAAAGGATGCCTGTTACCAGGAGCATCCGGACTACTCCTGGGACAAGGTACAGGAGGTCTGCGGCAAGTGCCTGTTTCCGGGGCCCATGGGGCCGAAGAACGAGTACCGCCCGGCGGGTCTGTACGAAACCATGCTGCAGCGGGTCTGCCCCTATACCCTGCGTGGATTCCTGTACTATCAGGGAGAATCCGACGATCACCGTCCCCAGTTGTACTACCGGCTGTTTACGGAGCTGATCGGACAGTGGCGGCAGGACTGGGAAGACGATACCCTGCCCTTTGTATTTGTTCAGCTTCCCATGTTCCGCTACAAGCAGGATGCGGATCACAAGCACTGGTGCCTGATCCGGGAGGCACAGATGCGGGCATACCAGACCGTAAAGCATACGGGCATTGCTGTGATCCCGGACTGCGGCGAGCTGGACAACATTCACCCAACTGACAAGGAACCGGTGGGAGAACGGCTTGCGATCCAGGCAATGCAGGTTGCCTATGGCATCCAGGATCCGGATCAGGATACGCCCATGTTCCGGGACAGCTATGTGACCGGCAACACAATGCATATCCGGCTCACCGGCGCTCCCAAGGGCTTTCTGCCTGTGGAGCATCCCACGGGCTTTGAATTGGCTGGCGCAGACCGGATCTTCCACCCGGCAGAGGCGGTGCTGGGAGAAAACCAGATCACACTGCGTGCAGAGGGGATCTCTGAGCCGGTTTACGGCAGGTACGCCTGGACAAACTATATGGAGGTACAGGTATTCAGCAAAAATGGCATACCCCTTGCCCCCTTCCGCACCAGCCCACAGGATGCCCTGTAA
- a CDS encoding leucine-rich repeat protein, with the protein MKLRNWMAVGLAAALLVVPVEERYRLMPQATQLTAAAADNSCGDNLTWSLSGSTLYISGSGKMTDYASYEPSPWYDSRDSIQSVSVSGATTIGAAAFANCTKLTSVNLPNGITSLGAASFSGCTALTGLSLPSTIKTIGKSAFYKCSGLQSLTIPDGVTSIGDFAFYKCTALTSVTIPASVSSIALDSFSNCSKLTIYGYTGSYAETYASNARITFRALGTVDPQQTTTTTTTTTTTTTTTTTTTTTTTSSTTTTSTTTTTTVPQTTAPPIQTTTTTNSAQPELGDINGDGTISVADAILVLQCSARQLVGDWSYLDWQQRQRADIDSNGTIDVNDACKILRYCAMIMAGQDPGGVSNA; encoded by the coding sequence ATGAAACTGAGAAACTGGATGGCTGTTGGTCTGGCAGCCGCCCTGCTGGTGGTACCGGTGGAGGAGCGGTATCGACTGATGCCCCAAGCCACACAGCTGACTGCGGCGGCAGCAGACAATTCCTGCGGAGATAACCTGACCTGGAGCTTAAGCGGCTCCACCTTGTACATCAGCGGCAGCGGCAAAATGACGGATTATGCCTCTTACGAGCCAAGCCCCTGGTATGACAGCCGGGACTCCATTCAGTCCGTTTCTGTATCCGGCGCCACCACGATCGGCGCTGCCGCCTTTGCAAACTGTACGAAGCTGACTTCTGTAAATCTACCCAACGGCATTACGTCCCTGGGTGCTGCTTCCTTCAGCGGATGCACGGCACTGACCGGTCTGTCCCTGCCAAGCACCATAAAAACCATCGGGAAAAGTGCATTTTACAAATGCTCCGGACTGCAAAGCCTGACCATTCCGGATGGAGTCACCTCAATCGGTGATTTTGCCTTTTACAAATGTACCGCATTGACCTCTGTGACCATTCCGGCATCCGTCAGCAGCATTGCGCTGGACTCCTTTAGTAACTGCTCCAAGCTGACCATCTATGGCTACACCGGTTCCTATGCAGAAACATATGCTTCTAATGCCAGGATCACCTTCCGTGCTCTCGGAACTGTGGATCCGCAGCAGACGACCACTACAACAACGACTACGACAACGACAACCACCACCACTACAACAACGACAACAACAACTACATCATCCACCACTACTACTTCTACAACTACGACTACCACAGTGCCTCAGACCACTGCGCCGCCCATCCAGACAACCACAACCACCAACAGTGCCCAGCCCGAACTGGGGGATATAAACGGGGACGGCACGATCAGCGTGGCAGACGCCATCCTGGTATTGCAGTGCAGTGCCCGGCAGCTAGTAGGGGATTGGAGTTATCTGGACTGGCAGCAGCGGCAGCGTGCAGATATAGATTCCAACGGAACCATTGATGTCAACGATGCCTGCAAGATCCTGCGATACTGCGCAATGATTATGGCAGGACAGGATCCGGGCGGTGTATCAAACGCATAA